One region of Natrinema salaciae genomic DNA includes:
- a CDS encoding FAD-binding and (Fe-S)-binding domain-containing protein translates to MATDSPNSTDSTGPIGSSDRPTTDRDPALDPQANYDYRSDDVDRPTLVADLDRRIAGEVRADSYSRQLYATDASIYEVTPIGVVFPRSTADVAAVVEYCAEREIPVLPRGGGTSLAGQTVNEAVVLDFTTHMDGVVEVDPDHRRATAQSGIYLGTLNEALEPHGLKFAPDPAWGDKSALGGAIGNNSTGAHSLEYGKTDAYVESCEVVLADGTVTTFGEVDLEALPELADGDDLESAIYAEVARILDERGDLIEEAYPDLKRNVSGYNLDWLVEDARGVERGIGEPDAEGGSINLAKLLCGSEGTLAIVTEATVSLEPVPAEKSMALLAYESVLDAMDDVEGIVEHDPAAVEVIDDVMLDLARNTSEFASTTELLPAGTAAVLIVEFYAEDVADGERQVANLLADRCPTVDPEGDVDDEAERPITGADALAFDAIEAYDEASQSKIWKLRKSGLPILLSRTTDEKHVAFIEDTGIPPENLRAFVVHFQAILEDHDTYASFYAHAGPGVLHIRPLVNTKTAAGLEDMASIADAVTDLVVEYDGSVSGEHGDGRARTQWNRKLYGEEVWEIFRELKTAFDPDWLLNPGQVVFRDDDPTDMTENHRFGPAYEFDAGFDPVLEWEDENGFQGMAELCHGCGGCRGEQSTTGGVMCPTFRASHEEVLSTRGRANMLRQAMSGELDREAQFDDEFVEEVLDLCIGCKGCKHDCPSGVDMAKLKAEVSHEYHERNGVSLRDRLFANFETLAKLGSATAPVSNWVASLPGTGLLSEKLLGISSERDLPTFERRTFAKRVADRDPAVPADEAARRAVLVPDVYTNHEYPAAGEAALAVLEAAGVHVRVATPRDVGRPAFSKGMLDLAAEKASETVDGLAPLVDDGWDVILIEPSDAVMLQSDYGDLLSGSDVDRVAENAYGVCEYVDRFDLDAGIEFDAPGDHLVYHGHCHQKAHAKDHHAVGVLRRAGYAVDPLDSSCCGMAGSFGYEAEHYSMSKAIGEVLYEQVDDSEGDRVVAPGASCRTQLGDRPGASEEPPTPIEVVAEALADDR, encoded by the coding sequence ATGGCAACTGATTCACCCAATTCGACGGATTCGACCGGTCCGATCGGGTCGTCCGATCGACCGACGACCGACCGGGACCCTGCACTCGATCCGCAGGCGAACTACGACTACCGCAGCGACGACGTCGACCGACCGACGCTGGTCGCCGACCTCGACCGGCGGATCGCCGGCGAAGTCCGCGCGGACTCGTACTCGCGGCAGCTGTACGCGACCGACGCGAGCATCTACGAGGTGACGCCGATCGGGGTCGTCTTTCCGCGATCGACCGCGGACGTCGCCGCTGTCGTCGAGTACTGCGCCGAGCGGGAGATTCCGGTGTTGCCCCGCGGCGGCGGGACGAGCCTCGCCGGCCAGACCGTCAACGAGGCCGTCGTCCTCGACTTCACGACGCACATGGACGGCGTCGTCGAGGTCGATCCTGACCACCGGCGGGCGACCGCCCAGTCGGGGATCTACCTCGGGACGCTCAACGAGGCGCTCGAGCCCCACGGGTTGAAGTTCGCGCCGGACCCCGCCTGGGGCGACAAGAGCGCGCTCGGTGGGGCGATCGGCAACAACTCGACCGGCGCACACTCCCTCGAGTACGGCAAGACCGACGCCTACGTCGAGTCGTGCGAGGTCGTCCTCGCGGACGGCACCGTCACGACCTTCGGTGAGGTCGACCTCGAGGCCCTCCCCGAACTCGCCGACGGAGACGACCTCGAGTCGGCGATCTACGCCGAGGTCGCCCGGATCCTCGACGAACGGGGCGACCTGATCGAGGAGGCCTACCCCGACCTCAAGCGCAACGTCTCGGGGTACAACCTGGACTGGCTGGTCGAAGACGCCAGGGGTGTCGAGCGCGGGATCGGCGAACCCGACGCCGAGGGCGGTTCGATCAACCTCGCGAAGCTCCTCTGTGGCAGCGAAGGGACCCTCGCGATCGTCACCGAGGCGACGGTGTCGCTCGAACCCGTCCCCGCTGAGAAGAGCATGGCCTTGCTGGCGTACGAGTCGGTACTCGACGCGATGGACGACGTCGAGGGGATCGTCGAGCACGACCCGGCCGCGGTCGAGGTGATCGACGACGTGATGCTCGACCTCGCACGGAACACGTCCGAGTTCGCGTCCACCACCGAACTCCTTCCGGCGGGGACGGCTGCCGTGTTGATCGTCGAGTTTTACGCCGAGGACGTCGCCGACGGCGAACGACAGGTCGCCAACCTGCTCGCCGATCGGTGCCCGACCGTCGATCCCGAGGGCGACGTCGACGACGAGGCCGAGCGACCGATCACCGGCGCGGACGCGCTCGCGTTCGACGCGATCGAAGCCTACGACGAGGCGAGCCAGTCGAAGATCTGGAAGCTCCGCAAGTCCGGGCTCCCGATCCTGCTCTCGCGGACGACCGACGAGAAACACGTCGCGTTCATCGAGGACACCGGCATCCCGCCGGAAAACCTCCGGGCGTTCGTCGTCCACTTCCAGGCGATCCTCGAGGATCACGACACCTACGCCAGCTTCTACGCCCACGCCGGTCCCGGCGTCCTCCACATTCGGCCGCTCGTGAACACGAAGACGGCGGCTGGACTCGAGGACATGGCGTCGATCGCCGACGCCGTCACCGACCTCGTCGTCGAGTACGACGGCTCGGTCTCGGGCGAGCACGGCGACGGCCGCGCGCGCACCCAGTGGAACCGCAAGCTCTACGGGGAGGAGGTGTGGGAGATCTTCCGGGAGTTGAAAACGGCGTTCGATCCCGACTGGCTCCTGAACCCGGGCCAGGTCGTCTTCCGCGACGACGACCCGACCGACATGACGGAGAACCACCGGTTCGGACCGGCGTACGAGTTCGACGCGGGCTTCGATCCCGTCCTCGAGTGGGAGGACGAAAACGGGTTTCAGGGGATGGCCGAGCTCTGTCACGGCTGCGGCGGCTGTCGCGGCGAGCAGTCCACTACCGGCGGCGTGATGTGCCCCACGTTCCGGGCGAGCCACGAGGAGGTACTCTCGACTCGCGGCCGCGCGAACATGCTCAGGCAGGCGATGAGCGGCGAACTGGATCGCGAGGCGCAGTTCGACGACGAGTTCGTCGAGGAGGTGCTCGACCTCTGTATCGGCTGCAAGGGTTGCAAGCACGACTGCCCCAGTGGCGTCGATATGGCGAAGCTGAAAGCCGAAGTGTCCCACGAGTACCACGAACGAAACGGCGTCTCGCTGCGCGACCGGCTCTTCGCGAACTTCGAGACGTTGGCGAAACTCGGGTCCGCGACCGCGCCCGTTTCGAACTGGGTCGCGAGTCTCCCCGGGACGGGCCTCCTCTCTGAGAAACTGCTCGGGATCTCCAGTGAACGTGATCTCCCGACGTTCGAGCGGCGGACCTTCGCGAAGCGGGTGGCCGATCGCGACCCCGCCGTCCCGGCGGACGAAGCGGCCCGTCGCGCCGTGTTGGTGCCGGACGTCTACACCAACCACGAGTACCCGGCGGCCGGCGAGGCGGCGCTGGCCGTCCTCGAAGCTGCCGGCGTTCACGTTCGGGTCGCCACGCCGCGGGATGTCGGCCGTCCGGCGTTCTCGAAGGGAATGCTCGACCTGGCGGCCGAGAAGGCCAGCGAAACCGTCGACGGACTCGCGCCGCTCGTCGACGACGGCTGGGACGTGATCCTGATCGAACCGTCGGACGCGGTCATGCTCCAGTCGGACTACGGAGATCTGCTCTCGGGGAGCGACGTCGATCGCGTCGCCGAGAACGCCTACGGGGTCTGCGAGTACGTCGATCGGTTCGACCTCGATGCCGGGATCGAGTTCGACGCGCCCGGCGACCACCTCGTCTACCACGGCCACTGTCACCAGAAGGCCCACGCGAAGGACCACCACGCCGTCGGTGTCCTTCGCCGGGCGGGGTACGCCGTGGACCCGCTCGATTCGAGTTGCTGCGGGATGGCCGGGAGCTTCGGCTACGAGGCTGAGCACTACTCGATGAGCAAGGCGATCGGTGAGGTGCTGTACGAGCAGGTCGACGACAGCGAGGGCGACCGCGTCGTCGCCCCCGGCGCGTCCTGTCGAACGCAACTCGGCGATCGACCCGGCGCGAGCGAGGAGCCGCCGACGCCGATCGAGGTCGTCGCCGAGGCGCTCGCGGACGATCGATAG
- a CDS encoding L-lactate permease, with translation MTELIEVVLAAVPLIVVSVLLVGFLWPATRAMPIAWLSALAVAAFGWGMPVRWLVAATIEGTVIAVQILFIVFGALVLLYTMLRAGAFDVLNAGFAMISEDRRVQIVLIAFFLSTFIEGAAGFGAPAAVVAPLLLGLGFPALAAVVAALIGHIIAVTYGAVGTPIIVGIREPMASVSGIESAIESGGLTPSEFAVNVAAWAATYHALVGFVMPLFVVGMIVYFFGDPEDRSIGPALAVWPLCLFAGLAFVVPYWLSAWYISAEFPSLVGSMVGAAITIAALRAGYFLPDEKWTFPDQDEWPDHWTGSIQPTDARSVLAGTHDISLARAWSPYVLLVVLLMFTRVFDPFPALLRGEQVSLFGRQVSLVVGTIATEVGEFTVGLFLFEWANVLGTGLGTGVNFIYVPGTWLLVSAIAAVSLFDMNRRQVAEAWGGATSKLISPLIALVFVLAMAQVMLQSGSHAEGTESMIVVLGTATANVVGPAYPMVAAFIGALGAALVGSNTVSNITFGPFQFVAAERLGLSRELIVGAQAVGGAIGNLVAIHNVVAALATVDLIGEEGRVIRLNLIPLLYYTVFVGLWALLFTYVLFPDVF, from the coding sequence ATGACCGAGCTGATCGAAGTCGTCCTCGCGGCGGTTCCGCTGATCGTCGTCAGCGTTCTGCTCGTCGGGTTCCTCTGGCCAGCCACGCGCGCGATGCCGATCGCCTGGCTCTCGGCGCTCGCCGTCGCCGCCTTCGGCTGGGGGATGCCCGTCAGGTGGTTGGTCGCGGCGACCATCGAGGGGACGGTGATCGCCGTCCAGATCCTCTTCATCGTCTTCGGGGCGCTCGTCCTGTTGTACACGATGCTTCGAGCGGGGGCGTTCGACGTGCTCAACGCCGGGTTCGCGATGATCAGCGAGGACCGCCGCGTCCAGATCGTCCTGATCGCGTTCTTCCTTTCGACGTTCATCGAGGGTGCGGCCGGCTTCGGGGCGCCGGCCGCGGTCGTCGCGCCGCTGCTGCTCGGCCTCGGCTTCCCCGCGCTGGCCGCAGTCGTCGCCGCGCTGATCGGTCACATCATCGCGGTCACCTACGGTGCGGTCGGGACGCCGATCATCGTGGGTATCAGGGAGCCGATGGCGAGCGTCTCCGGAATCGAGTCGGCGATCGAATCCGGCGGGCTGACGCCGAGCGAGTTCGCGGTCAACGTTGCCGCGTGGGCCGCGACGTACCACGCGCTGGTCGGGTTCGTGATGCCACTGTTCGTCGTCGGGATGATCGTCTACTTCTTCGGCGATCCCGAGGACCGATCGATCGGACCGGCGCTCGCGGTCTGGCCGCTCTGCCTGTTCGCCGGCCTGGCGTTCGTGGTCCCGTACTGGCTGTCGGCGTGGTACATCAGCGCCGAGTTCCCGTCGCTGGTGGGATCGATGGTCGGTGCGGCGATCACGATCGCCGCGCTCCGTGCGGGATACTTCCTCCCCGACGAGAAGTGGACCTTTCCGGACCAGGACGAGTGGCCCGATCACTGGACCGGGTCGATCCAGCCGACGGACGCCAGGAGCGTGCTGGCCGGAACCCACGACATCTCGCTTGCGCGCGCCTGGTCTCCGTACGTTCTGCTGGTCGTGTTGCTGATGTTCACCCGCGTCTTCGACCCCTTCCCGGCCCTGCTTCGCGGGGAACAGGTGTCGCTTTTCGGGCGGCAGGTGTCGCTCGTGGTGGGGACGATCGCGACAGAGGTCGGCGAATTTACCGTCGGCCTGTTCCTCTTCGAGTGGGCGAACGTCCTCGGGACCGGTCTCGGAACCGGCGTCAACTTCATTTACGTTCCCGGCACCTGGCTGCTGGTGAGTGCGATCGCAGCGGTCAGCCTCTTCGATATGAATCGCCGGCAAGTCGCGGAGGCGTGGGGCGGCGCGACCTCGAAACTGATCTCGCCGCTGATCGCGCTGGTGTTCGTGCTTGCGATGGCACAGGTGATGCTCCAGTCCGGCTCACACGCCGAGGGGACCGAGAGCATGATCGTCGTCCTCGGTACAGCGACGGCGAACGTGGTCGGACCCGCCTACCCGATGGTCGCCGCGTTCATCGGCGCGCTCGGCGCCGCGCTCGTCGGGTCGAACACCGTCTCGAACATCACGTTCGGCCCGTTCCAGTTCGTGGCGGCCGAGCGCCTCGGCCTCTCACGGGAACTGATCGTCGGCGCGCAGGCCGTCGGCGGCGCGATCGGCAACCTCGTGGCGATCCACAACGTCGTCGCCGCGCTCGCGACCGTCGACCTCATCGGCGAGGAGGGTCGCGTGATCCGGCTCAATCTCATTCCGCTACTCTACTACACCGTGTTCGTCGGCCTCTGGGCGCTCCTGTTCACCTACGTGCTCTTCCCGGATGTGTTCTGA
- a CDS encoding HalOD1 output domain-containing protein yields the protein MDVTTLELRYDDERPASVALVDGLRTLEDPNAVVDELEFTLYDYVDPEALDALLADGSGDGDLVVSFSVDGYRVIMTNAGRVRIRTHE from the coding sequence ATGGACGTAACAACACTCGAACTGCGGTACGACGACGAACGGCCGGCCAGCGTCGCCCTCGTCGACGGACTCCGGACGCTCGAAGATCCGAACGCCGTGGTCGACGAACTCGAATTCACGCTCTACGACTACGTCGATCCCGAGGCGCTCGACGCGCTCCTCGCGGACGGCTCCGGCGACGGGGACCTCGTCGTTTCGTTCTCGGTCGACGGGTATCGAGTAATCATGACGAACGCAGGGCGCGTCCGAATCCGAACCCATGAATAA
- a CDS encoding L-lactate permease, with protein sequence MASAIEIVAAALPLVLAGVLLVGLLWPATRAMPIAYITAVAIALGIWGMPFDYVAAASIVGLMTAIQILWIVFGALLLLYTLMRAGAFDRINQGFARISDDRRVQIVLIGFFLAAFIEGAAGFGTPAAVVAPLLLALGFPALAAVIAGLIGHVLAVTYGAVGTPIIVGIENPLGSTAATETAITDAGFTVQAYSVEVAVWAATYHALVGFVMPLFAVGMVVYFFGDTEERSLEPAWEVAPLCLFSGLAFVIPYWLSAQISAEFPSLMGAMVGGAIVVGALKAGYFVPDEEWDFPDREAWPAHWVGTIEPGRANAPGVGSSDGDAVAADGGVRTADVGTANMSLLRAWTPYILLVVLLVVTRIVDPLPELLQEELIGVGKFSFLFNTSWPNILGTGLGGGISWVYVPGFWLVLCALIAIPLYGMDGEQVTAAWTETLQKLVAPLIALVFVIAMVQVMLQSGAHAEGTESMIFVLAQVTADVAGPAYPFIAALIGALGAAMAGSNTVSNITFGGFQFEAASQLGLPTQLIVGAQAVGGAIGNLVAIHNVVAALATVGLVGQEGRVMRLNLIPLIYYAVGVGIVTTVFCYILFPGLF encoded by the coding sequence GTGGCTAGCGCGATCGAGATCGTGGCCGCGGCGTTGCCGCTCGTTCTGGCTGGCGTCCTGCTCGTCGGACTGCTCTGGCCCGCGACGCGGGCGATGCCGATCGCCTACATCACCGCAGTGGCGATCGCACTCGGCATCTGGGGGATGCCGTTCGATTACGTCGCTGCAGCGTCGATCGTGGGCCTCATGACGGCGATCCAGATCCTCTGGATCGTCTTTGGCGCGCTGCTCCTGCTGTACACGCTCATGCGGGCAGGCGCGTTCGATCGGATCAACCAGGGGTTCGCGCGAATCAGTGACGATCGCCGCGTCCAGATCGTTCTCATCGGCTTCTTCCTCGCGGCGTTCATCGAGGGCGCAGCCGGCTTCGGGACGCCCGCGGCGGTCGTCGCGCCGCTGCTGCTGGCGCTGGGCTTCCCGGCTCTCGCGGCGGTGATCGCCGGCCTGATCGGTCACGTCCTCGCGGTCACGTACGGTGCGGTCGGGACGCCGATCATCGTCGGCATCGAGAATCCGCTCGGATCGACGGCGGCAACGGAAACGGCGATCACCGACGCCGGCTTCACCGTTCAGGCGTACTCGGTCGAAGTCGCCGTCTGGGCCGCGACGTACCACGCGCTGGTCGGGTTCGTCATGCCCCTGTTCGCCGTCGGGATGGTCGTCTACTTCTTCGGCGATACCGAGGAACGGAGTCTCGAGCCGGCGTGGGAGGTCGCGCCGCTGTGTCTGTTCTCCGGACTCGCGTTCGTGATCCCGTACTGGCTGTCAGCCCAGATCAGCGCTGAATTCCCCTCGCTGATGGGCGCGATGGTCGGCGGCGCGATCGTCGTCGGCGCGTTGAAAGCCGGCTACTTCGTGCCGGACGAGGAATGGGATTTCCCGGATCGCGAAGCGTGGCCCGCTCACTGGGTCGGAACGATCGAACCGGGACGGGCGAACGCGCCCGGCGTCGGCAGCAGTGACGGCGACGCGGTCGCTGCTGACGGCGGCGTTCGGACGGCCGACGTCGGGACGGCCAACATGTCCCTGCTTCGAGCCTGGACGCCGTACATCCTGCTGGTCGTCCTGTTGGTCGTGACTCGCATCGTCGACCCGCTTCCCGAACTGCTGCAGGAGGAACTCATCGGGGTCGGCAAGTTCTCGTTCCTCTTTAATACGTCGTGGCCGAACATCCTCGGAACTGGTCTCGGCGGCGGTATCAGCTGGGTCTACGTCCCCGGCTTCTGGCTCGTCCTCTGTGCGCTGATCGCGATTCCGCTGTACGGAATGGACGGCGAGCAGGTGACGGCCGCTTGGACCGAGACCCTTCAGAAGCTCGTCGCGCCGCTCATCGCGCTGGTGTTCGTCATCGCGATGGTGCAAGTGATGCTCCAGTCCGGCGCCCACGCCGAGGGCACCGAGAGCATGATCTTCGTCCTCGCGCAAGTGACGGCCGACGTCGCCGGTCCCGCGTACCCGTTCATCGCAGCGCTCATCGGCGCGCTCGGCGCGGCGATGGCCGGCTCGAACACGGTGTCGAACATCACCTTCGGCGGCTTCCAGTTCGAGGCCGCCTCGCAGCTCGGACTGCCGACGCAGCTCATCGTCGGCGCGCAGGCCGTCGGCGGCGCGATCGGCAACCTCGTGGCGATCCACAACGTCGTCGCCGCGCTCGCGACCGTCGGCCTCGTCGGCCAGGAAGGCCGCGTGATGCGGCTGAACCTGATCCCGCTCATCTACTACGCGGTCGGCGTCGGGATCGTCACGACCGTGTTCTGCTACATCCTCTTCCCCGGCCTCTTCTAG
- a CDS encoding LUD domain-containing protein has product MSVDTGSAPERFEAALTDLDVPVTYAEPTEFDRALETIASEPAIGTPLPFDSVSLPDWVDDEPTPTSLESATTGITAASMGIADYGSVVLPATDEGAEQVSLFPDLHVAVVRLADIVSDMRTAIDRLGPRLRDGGSAIVATGPSATADMGALVRGAHGPTEVHVVVLEANGSVTTGEADE; this is encoded by the coding sequence ATGAGTGTCGATACAGGGTCCGCCCCCGAGCGGTTCGAAGCCGCGCTCACGGACCTCGACGTGCCGGTCACGTACGCCGAACCGACGGAGTTCGACCGTGCGCTGGAGACGATCGCCAGCGAGCCCGCGATCGGAACACCGCTCCCGTTCGACTCGGTCTCGCTTCCCGACTGGGTGGACGACGAGCCGACGCCCACGAGCCTCGAGTCGGCGACGACGGGAATAACGGCCGCCTCGATGGGAATCGCGGACTACGGAAGCGTCGTCCTGCCCGCGACCGACGAGGGAGCGGAACAGGTAAGTCTCTTTCCGGACCTGCACGTGGCCGTCGTCCGCCTGGCGGACATCGTTTCGGACATGCGAACCGCGATCGATCGACTCGGCCCCCGCCTCCGCGACGGCGGCAGCGCCATCGTCGCGACCGGGCCGAGCGCGACCGCCGACATGGGCGCGCTCGTGCGGGGTGCACACGGGCCGACGGAGGTCCACGTCGTCGTTCTCGAAGCGAACGGTTCGGTGACGACGGGTGAGGCAGATGAGTAG
- a CDS encoding LUD domain-containing protein: MSSTDREAKAERIRHLLETEGDAVEANTLGFNQGRYESVAELEDYEALKGEARAIKEDAIERLPELIDELRATVEENGGTVYVADDAADANRYVRELASEKAADRVVKSKSMTSEELEVNEALEGDGVDVVETDLGEWVLQVADESPSHIVAPAIHKSREEIARLFNSQFDPEEPLETAEELTQFARERLGELIRGADVGMTGANFITADSGTIMLVTSEGNARKTAVVPDTHVAVAGIEKIVPSVEELAPFIELIGRSGTGQDITSYISLLTPPVESPIVDFNEPDVAFADRDDDRDFHLVLIDNGRTAMREDDQLRETLYCIRCSACANSCANFQSVGGHAFGGETYTGGIATGWEAGVHGQESAAEFNDLCTGCTRCVNACPVGIDIPWINTVVRDRLNREGGRDRFEFVYDELVPDEEPGGLDLQKRLFGNYETLAKVGSATAPVSNRLARLGPVRTAMEWAVGIDSRRDLPAFQRETLRDWYDARGPRIDPADAAREVVLYPDTYTNYVDVDRGKAAVRVLEALDVRVRVPSVGESGRAPFSQGMVETADRQASRVYSALAEHVDAGRDIVVIEPSDLAMFRREYEKLLPERSFERLRDNSYDVLEYVYGVLANGGDPTELRDGGEGPPIAYHAHCQQRTLGLDRYTTAVFDDLAYDVVESDVECCGMAGSFGYKREYYELSMDVGERLAEQFTDPRAEDRLVVASGTSCEEQLGDLLDRDAVHPIEVLDPRSRLR; this comes from the coding sequence ATGAGTAGCACCGACCGCGAGGCGAAAGCCGAGCGGATTCGCCACCTCCTCGAGACCGAGGGGGACGCCGTCGAGGCGAACACGCTCGGGTTCAACCAGGGACGATACGAGTCGGTCGCGGAGCTCGAAGACTACGAGGCCCTGAAAGGCGAGGCCCGTGCGATCAAAGAGGACGCGATCGAACGCCTGCCGGAACTGATCGACGAGCTCCGGGCGACGGTCGAGGAAAACGGCGGCACCGTCTACGTCGCCGACGACGCGGCCGACGCCAATCGCTACGTTCGGGAACTCGCGAGCGAGAAGGCGGCCGATCGAGTGGTGAAATCAAAGTCGATGACCAGCGAGGAACTCGAGGTGAACGAGGCGCTCGAAGGCGATGGGGTTGACGTCGTCGAGACCGACCTCGGCGAGTGGGTGCTTCAGGTCGCCGACGAGTCGCCCTCGCACATTGTCGCACCGGCGATACACAAGTCCCGCGAGGAGATCGCCCGCCTGTTCAATTCCCAGTTCGATCCCGAGGAACCGCTCGAAACCGCCGAGGAGCTGACTCAATTCGCGCGCGAACGCCTGGGGGAGTTGATCCGTGGTGCGGACGTAGGCATGACGGGCGCGAACTTCATCACCGCGGACTCGGGGACGATCATGCTGGTGACGAGCGAAGGCAACGCCCGGAAGACGGCCGTCGTCCCGGACACCCACGTCGCCGTCGCCGGAATCGAGAAGATCGTCCCCTCCGTCGAGGAACTCGCCCCGTTCATCGAACTGATCGGCCGATCGGGAACGGGCCAGGACATCACTTCCTACATCTCCTTGCTGACGCCGCCGGTCGAGTCGCCGATCGTCGATTTCAACGAGCCGGACGTCGCGTTCGCGGACCGCGACGACGATCGGGACTTCCACCTCGTGTTGATCGACAACGGTCGCACGGCGATGCGCGAGGACGACCAGCTCCGCGAGACGCTGTATTGCATCCGGTGTTCGGCGTGTGCGAACTCCTGTGCCAACTTCCAGTCGGTCGGCGGCCACGCCTTCGGCGGCGAGACCTACACCGGCGGGATCGCCACCGGCTGGGAGGCCGGCGTCCACGGGCAGGAGTCCGCGGCCGAGTTCAACGACCTCTGTACCGGCTGTACGCGCTGCGTGAACGCCTGCCCGGTGGGGATCGACATCCCGTGGATCAACACCGTCGTCAGGGATCGGCTCAACCGCGAGGGCGGCCGCGACCGGTTCGAGTTCGTCTACGACGAACTGGTCCCCGACGAGGAACCGGGCGGTCTGGACCTCCAGAAGCGTCTGTTCGGAAACTACGAGACGCTCGCCAAAGTCGGCAGCGCGACCGCGCCGGTCTCGAACCGGCTGGCCCGCCTCGGCCCCGTCAGAACCGCCATGGAGTGGGCCGTCGGAATCGATAGTCGCAGGGACCTCCCCGCGTTCCAGCGCGAGACGCTTCGCGACTGGTACGACGCGCGCGGGCCGCGGATCGATCCGGCGGACGCGGCCCGAGAGGTCGTCCTCTACCCCGACACGTACACGAATTACGTCGACGTCGATCGAGGGAAGGCGGCCGTCCGCGTGCTGGAGGCGCTCGACGTCCGCGTTCGGGTCCCCTCCGTCGGCGAGAGCGGCCGGGCACCGTTCTCACAGGGGATGGTCGAAACCGCGGATCGACAGGCGAGTCGCGTCTACAGCGCGCTCGCCGAACACGTCGACGCCGGGCGAGACATCGTCGTGATCGAACCCAGCGACCTCGCGATGTTCCGCCGCGAGTACGAGAAGCTGCTGCCCGAGCGATCGTTCGAGCGACTCCGAGACAACAGTTACGACGTGCTCGAGTACGTCTACGGCGTGCTCGCGAACGGTGGCGACCCTACCGAACTCCGTGACGGCGGAGAGGGCCCGCCGATCGCGTACCACGCCCACTGCCAGCAGCGCACGCTGGGGCTCGATCGCTACACGACCGCGGTCTTCGACGACCTCGCCTACGACGTCGTCGAGAGCGACGTCGAGTGTTGCGGGATGGCCGGGAGCTTCGGCTACAAGCGCGAGTACTACGAACTCAGCATGGACGTCGGCGAGCGACTCGCCGAGCAGTTCACCGATCCCCGGGCCGAGGATCGGCTGGTCGTCGCCAGCGGCACCTCCTGCGAGGAGCAGTTAGGAGACCTGCTCGATCGGGACGCGGTCCACCCGATCGAGGTGCTCGATCCGCGGTCGCGGCTCCGCTGA